From the genome of uncultured Bacteroides sp.:
ATGCCTTCTTTAAAGTCGCCTTCGTACTTATCACCATTAGCAAGAGTAAAGACTCCCTTTCCAGTACGTTCTCCTTTTAAATAATCACCTTCATATTTCTCGCCGGCATGAAAAAAATAGGTTCCATGACCATCCTGAATATCATTTACCCAATCACCCGAATATTTATCTCCTGTAGGGTAATAATAAGTTCCGGTTCCCCAACGTACATTATCTTTCCAGTCGCCTTCATATTTAGATTTATCTTCCCAGACTAAAGTACCTTTACCGTTTTTTTTATCAGCTTTCCAGTCACCTTCATATTTAGCTCCGTTTTTCCATGTATAAACTCCCTGACCATCACGTTTATCGTTAGCCCAGTTTCCGGTATAAACATCACCGTTATAATAGTACATAGTTCCATTACCTTGCTGATAATCGGTATACCACATTCCTTCGTAACGGTTATTATTCATAAAATAATAAGTTCCTTTACCGTGTTGTTGATCCTGAAACCATTGTCCTTCATATTTTTCGCCGTCAACAAAAGAATAAACGCCATACCCCTGACGTCTTCCGTTTACGTACTCTCCTTCGTATACATCTCCGTTTTTGAAGGCCGTTTTGCCTTTTCCATTAGGCTTTCCTTTTTGAAGTTCACCTGTATAAACGGAACCATCCTTAAAAGTATAATTACCAATCTTTATTTCAGTTGAAGGAGCTATAGCCTCCTTTATTTTAGAGAAGAAACCACCAACTCCCTGTGCTTGAGAAGTGGTAGCTACAGAGAAAAAAAAGAAAGATATATATATATATTTACGCATAGTAGATAGGTGTTTT
Proteins encoded in this window:
- a CDS encoding phosphatidylinositol-4-phosphate 5-kinase, with the protein product MRKYIYISFFFFSVATTSQAQGVGGFFSKIKEAIAPSTEIKIGNYTFKDGSVYTGELQKGKPNGKGKTAFKNGDVYEGEYVNGRRQGYGVYSFVDGEKYEGQWFQDQQHGKGTYYFMNNNRYEGMWYTDYQQGNGTMYYYNGDVYTGNWANDKRDGQGVYTWKNGAKYEGDWKADKKNGKGTLVWEDKSKYEGDWKDNVRWGTGTYYYPTGDKYSGDWVNDIQDGHGTYFFHAGEKYEGDYLKGERTGKGVFTLANGDKYEGDFKEGMQHGQGTFTWSNGAVYTGQWLNNQRNGRGTYVWGNGDKYEGDWKNNIYDGQGVLILKDGTKYKGGFVRGMQEGSGVQEDKDGNRYEGFFRQGKKDGPFVEFDKNGDVVRRGSYKFGVIDNVEKK